A genomic window from Motacilla alba alba isolate MOTALB_02 chromosome 2, Motacilla_alba_V1.0_pri, whole genome shotgun sequence includes:
- the GCM2 gene encoding chorion-specific transcription factor GCMb: MKLTWDINDPKLPQEPKHFDAFQEWPDGYVRLIYSSEEKNAQRHLSGWAMRNTNNHNCQILKKSCLGVVVCARSCALPGGARLQLRPAICDKARQKQQKKACPNCNSALELIPCRGHSGYPVTNFWRLDGKAIFFQAKGVHDHPRPESKLEAEARRSAIKKQMSSYHHSQKKRSLNSEAGRYPDSSGYTNNLQNFHCMDGPERVGIFTDTNFSIPAQSYPSLQNTDLYKAPYDSASFQEDQLSPYPKCPNPRIYMPMPCSYEFGVPTFISSSPYPTFYKDMPSPAIDADPLSLNGSHYNAVTTHDKSFDNPGRHYGLKPAWGKTSSGDWSDYGQMATSASHPYYSGDYPCRYSSSPSPMAPPLQTVITTTTKVSYQAYKPPALKYSDNLCDVKNLQSYTHVAENISGAVYSGMKIQEDFGMIKSALLYQHDSIPTKSKPAESMESYRYGLPLGNSFAEHEGQALRFESAEY, encoded by the exons ATGAAGCTCACCTGGGACATCAACGACCCCAAGCTGCCGCAG gagcccaaGCACTTTGACGCCTTCCAGGAGTGGCCGGATGGCTACGTGCGGCTCATCTACTCGAGCGAGGAGAAGAACGCGCAGCGGCACCTCAGCGGCTGGGCCATGCGCAACACCAACAACCACAACTGCCAGATCCTGAAGAAGTCCTGCCTGGGCGTGGTGGTGTGTGCCCGGAGCTGCGCTCTGCCCGGCGGGGCCCGGCTGCAGCTCCGTCCCGCCATATGCGACAAGGCTCGGCAGAAGCAACAAA AGAAAGCCTGCCCCAACTGTAACTCTGCCCTGGAGTTGATTCCTTGCCGAGGACACAGTGGCTATCCGGTCACGAACTTCTGGAGGCTTGAtggaaaagcaatatttttccaG GCTAAAGGAGTCCATGACCACCCCCGGCCAGAGAGTAAACTGGAGGCAGAGGCAAGAAGAAGTGCAATTAAGAAGCAAATGTCCTCTTATCACCACTCCCAAAAAAAGAGATCTCTAAATTCAGAG GCAGGAAGGTACCCTGACAGCAGTGGTTATACCAATAACCTACAGAATTTTCACTGCATGGATGGCCCAGAAAGAGTTGGTATCTTCACAGACACCAATTTTTCAATTCCAGCCCAGTCTTACCCTTCACTGCAGAACACAGACCTCTACAAGGCACCTTATGACTCAGCCAGCTTCCAAGAAGACCAGCTATCACCATACCCTAAATGCCCAAATCCAAGGATCTACATGCCCATGCCATGCAGTTACGAGTTTGGAGTTCCTACCTTTATAAGCTCAAGTCCTTACCCAACATTTTACAAAGATATGCCCAGTCCTGCCATTGATGCAGACCCCCTCAGTCTGAACGGGTCTCACTACAACGCTGTGACCACCCATGATAAGAGCTTTGATAACCCTGGCAGACATTACGGGCTGAAACCAGCGTGGGGGAAAACCAGCAGCGGAGACTGGAGTGACTACGGGCAGATGGCAACAAGTGCTTCCCACCCTTACTACAGTGGGGACTATCCCTGCAGgtacagctccagcccctctcccatGGCCCCACCACTGCAGACGgtcatcaccaccaccaccaaggTGTCCTACCAGGCCTACAAGCCACCCGCGCTGAAATACAGCGACAACCTCTGCGACGTGAAAAACCTCCAGAGCTACACCCATGTGGCAGAAAACATCTCGGGTGCCGTCTATTCTGGGATGAAGATTCAGGAAGACTTTGGGATGATAAAGTCAGCATTGCTATACCAGCACGACTCCATCCctacaaaatccaaaccagcCGAGAGCATGGAGAGCTATCGGTATGGGCTCCCTCTGGGTAACAGCTTTGCTGAGCATGAAGGCCAGGCCCTAAGGTTTGAGAGCGCTGAATATTGA